In Chlamydia serpentis, the following are encoded in one genomic region:
- a CDS encoding iron-sulfur cluster assembly scaffold protein: MTIPFEPIVFWSTLSSKVMKKFLAPHCAGTFSEEEAELKNAHLIIGKQGHKLMGNSLTFYWLVDKQNGIILDAKFQYFGHPYLIPLAETTCNLVAGKSYSEAYKLTVDDIDRSLRTQIQEPALPKDSLSLYHFVIDALDAAVEQCLEIPLEDGSFPLEEASFSPNFEDADPYNQSDWDALTHEQKLYALRNTIEQKIGPYIAMDGGQVTVESLEDLVVTIAYSGNCSACPSSLGSTLNSIGQLLRAYIYPELQVKVNESSLDLSNPHYPPGSPLTD, encoded by the coding sequence ATGACTATACCTTTTGAACCGATCGTCTTTTGGTCTACTTTATCATCAAAAGTTATGAAAAAATTTCTTGCACCCCACTGTGCGGGAACATTTTCTGAAGAAGAAGCTGAACTCAAAAATGCTCACCTTATCATTGGAAAGCAAGGACACAAACTCATGGGCAACAGCCTAACTTTTTATTGGCTTGTGGACAAACAGAATGGTATTATCCTTGATGCAAAGTTTCAATACTTTGGTCATCCATATCTAATTCCCTTAGCTGAAACTACCTGTAATCTTGTTGCTGGAAAGAGCTATAGCGAAGCTTATAAATTAACTGTAGATGATATTGATAGATCGCTACGCACACAAATTCAGGAACCAGCTTTGCCTAAAGATAGTCTTTCTTTATACCATTTTGTTATCGATGCACTAGATGCTGCTGTTGAACAATGTCTTGAAATTCCTTTAGAAGATGGCTCCTTTCCTTTGGAAGAAGCCTCGTTTAGTCCTAATTTCGAAGATGCTGACCCCTATAATCAAAGTGATTGGGACGCGCTAACTCATGAACAAAAACTCTATGCTCTTCGCAATACTATAGAACAAAAAATTGGTCCTTATATTGCTATGGATGGAGGACAGGTGACTGTAGAATCTCTAGAAGATCTTGTCGTGACCATTGCCTATTCTGGGAACTGTTCAGCATGTCCCTCATCACTAGGGTCTACTCTAAATTCGATAGGACAGCTCCTACGAGCCTATATCTATCCGGAACTTCAAGTTAAAGTGAATGAGTCCTCATTAGATCTTTCAAATCCTCATTATCCACCAGGCTCTCCTTTAACAGACTAA
- a CDS encoding biotin--[acetyl-CoA-carboxylase] ligase: MKVIYYDIEETPSTNTLAKTYMHLWDPYALTIISTTNQTEGRGKFGRTWQSSKGDLLNTFCFFLTDFDIDPSRLFRLGTEAVIALCEELGITKAKIKWPNDVFIGGKKLSGILPETVQVENLLGVILGIGINGNTPITSLKDVGQSATSLQELIGKPIDIESTRELLVDHLLRILDQNLKDCLATKLDDGKVQKAK, translated from the coding sequence ATGAAAGTTATTTATTACGATATAGAAGAAACTCCCTCTACCAATACACTAGCAAAAACATATATGCATTTGTGGGACCCTTACGCACTAACTATAATCTCTACAACGAATCAAACTGAAGGTAGAGGAAAATTTGGTAGAACTTGGCAATCTTCAAAAGGGGATCTCCTGAATACCTTTTGCTTTTTTCTTACAGATTTCGATATCGATCCCTCCCGTCTATTTCGCTTAGGGACAGAAGCTGTCATTGCCTTATGTGAGGAATTAGGCATTACAAAAGCAAAGATAAAATGGCCAAACGACGTATTTATTGGGGGGAAAAAACTCTCGGGAATCCTTCCAGAGACGGTTCAAGTAGAGAACCTTCTCGGGGTTATACTTGGCATTGGCATTAATGGAAATACTCCTATCACGTCTTTGAAAGATGTAGGTCAATCGGCAACATCTCTTCAAGAGCTTATTGGCAAGCCTATAGATATAGAGAGTACTAGAGAACTTCTTGTCGATCATTTACTACGCATTCTTGATCAAAATCTTAAAGATTGTTTAGCGACTAAACTGGATGACGGGAAGGTCCAAAAAGCGAAATAG
- a CDS encoding 2,3-bisphosphoglycerate-dependent phosphoglycerate mutase translates to MALLILLRHGQSVWNAKNLFSGWVDIPLSQQGIEEAFCAGRMIQDLPIDCIFTSTLVRSLMTALLAMTNHSSRRVPYIVHNDPEGQEMSKIYNEQEEKKMIPLYRSSALNERMYGKLQGKNKEETAKQFGEEQVKLWRRSYKIAPPEGESLYDTKQRTLPYFEQSILPQLKDSKNVFVSAHGNSLRSLIMDIEKLSEEEVLSLELPTGKPIVYQWTNRKFEKYQELFG, encoded by the coding sequence ATGGCTCTTCTTATTTTGTTACGTCATGGACAATCTGTTTGGAATGCAAAGAATTTATTTTCTGGATGGGTAGATATTCCTCTAAGTCAGCAAGGGATTGAAGAAGCTTTTTGTGCGGGAAGAATGATCCAAGATCTCCCCATAGACTGTATCTTTACTTCTACTCTGGTACGTAGTCTTATGACAGCATTGCTAGCCATGACAAACCATAGCTCTAGGAGAGTCCCTTATATTGTTCATAATGATCCTGAAGGGCAGGAAATGTCTAAAATTTATAACGAGCAAGAGGAAAAAAAAATGATTCCTCTATACAGATCTAGTGCCCTTAATGAAAGAATGTACGGCAAACTCCAAGGGAAAAATAAAGAAGAGACGGCGAAACAGTTTGGAGAAGAACAAGTGAAACTTTGGAGGCGTAGTTATAAAATAGCTCCCCCTGAAGGAGAAAGTCTCTATGACACGAAACAAAGAACACTACCTTATTTTGAACAGAGTATTCTTCCCCAACTCAAGGATTCAAAAAATGTTTTTGTATCCGCACACGGAAATTCTCTGCGTTCTTTAATTATGGATATAGAAAAATTAAGCGAGGAGGAGGTACTCTCTTTGGAGTTGCCTACAGGAAAACCAATTGTATATCAATGGACAAACCGCAAATTCGAAAAATACCAAGAACTTTTTGGCTAA
- a CDS encoding FliI/YscN family ATPase, giving the protein MNYLNNEKIHVHNWQPYRTCGLLSKVSGNLIEVQGLSACLGELCKISSTKNPNLLAEVIGFHNQTTLLMSLSPLYSVALGTEVLPLRRPPSLHLSDYLLGRVLDAFGNPMDNKEDLPKTHKKPLLSIPPSPMVRQPIDEIFPTGIKAIDAFLTLGKGQRIGVFSEPGSGKSSLLSAIALGSKSTINVIALIGERGREVREYIERHSTALKQHRTVIIAAPAHDTAPTKVIAGRAAMTIAEYFRDQGHEVLFVMDSLSRWIAALQEVALARGETLSAHQYAASVFHHVSEFTERAGNNDKGSITALYAILYYPKHPDIFTDYLKSLLDGHFFLTSQGQALASPPIDILSSLSRSAQNLALPHHYAAAERLRSLLKVYNEALDIIRLGAYTPGQDEELDKAVQLLPSIKAFLTQPLSSYCYLENTLKQLEALAES; this is encoded by the coding sequence ATGAATTATCTAAATAACGAGAAAATACACGTTCATAATTGGCAGCCTTACCGTACTTGTGGTTTATTATCAAAGGTTTCTGGGAATCTTATTGAGGTCCAAGGACTTTCGGCATGTCTTGGAGAGCTCTGTAAAATTTCATCAACAAAAAATCCTAATCTTCTTGCCGAAGTCATTGGTTTTCACAATCAAACTACGCTTCTTATGTCCTTGTCCCCTCTATATTCTGTAGCGCTCGGGACTGAAGTCCTCCCTTTACGCCGTCCTCCTTCTCTACATTTGTCGGACTATCTCTTAGGGCGAGTTTTAGATGCCTTTGGCAATCCTATGGACAATAAGGAAGATCTTCCTAAGACACATAAAAAACCTCTTCTTTCTATTCCACCATCTCCTATGGTGAGGCAGCCTATAGATGAAATCTTTCCCACCGGAATTAAAGCGATTGATGCCTTTCTTACCTTGGGGAAGGGACAACGCATCGGAGTTTTTTCTGAACCAGGCAGTGGAAAATCTTCCCTACTTTCAGCAATCGCTTTGGGATCGAAATCTACAATCAATGTCATTGCTTTAATTGGAGAGAGAGGGCGAGAAGTTAGAGAATATATAGAAAGGCATAGCACCGCCTTAAAACAACACCGCACTGTAATCATTGCAGCACCTGCTCACGACACTGCGCCAACAAAGGTAATTGCCGGACGAGCAGCGATGACTATAGCAGAATATTTTCGTGATCAAGGTCATGAGGTTTTGTTTGTTATGGACTCTCTATCTCGATGGATTGCGGCATTACAAGAAGTCGCTTTAGCTCGAGGCGAGACACTATCTGCACACCAATATGCTGCTTCTGTCTTTCACCATGTTTCGGAATTTACAGAGCGTGCAGGAAATAATGATAAAGGATCTATAACTGCATTATATGCAATTTTATATTATCCTAAGCATCCTGATATCTTTACTGACTATTTAAAATCACTACTAGATGGGCATTTTTTCCTTACAAGCCAAGGACAAGCTCTTGCTTCTCCTCCTATTGATATCTTATCGAGTCTTTCTCGATCAGCACAAAACCTAGCGCTTCCTCACCATTATGCTGCTGCGGAAAGACTTCGTTCCTTACTTAAAGTCTATAACGAAGCATTAGATATCATTCGTCTTGGAGCTTACACTCCAGGTCAAGATGAAGAATTAGACAAAGCTGTTCAACTTCTTCCAAGCATCAAAGCATTTCTAACACAACCTTTATCTAGCTACTGCTACTTGGAAAACACATTAAAGCAACTTGAGGCACTAGCTGAATCATGA
- a CDS encoding UTP--glucose-1-phosphate uridylyltransferase — MTESVYSLSAINLKTLADKLKAINQHHLLDIWPSLSPKQQQRLFHQLACVDVDFFHKQQQLISSPTTIIKDFYPITSFASSGEDPERTHVGTSLLKDKKVACVVLAGGQGSRLKCDGPKGLFPVSPIKKKPLFQLVAEKVCAASKLAGQPLPLAFMTSPLNTRQTRSYFESNDYFHLDPNQVDFFCQPLWPLLTLSGDLFLEDMDTLALGPNGNGCIATLLYTSGIWEKWKNAGIEMVSVIPIDNPLALPFDVELCGFHAMTNNEVTIKAALRQTAIEDVGILVKSHNSGKTSVIEYSEIPKNERFALNEDGKLKYCLANIGLYCLSMDFIRHAAYQQLPLYKVHKHAKQLGHSSLTEKNAWKFEEFIFDLFCYSECCQTLVYPRQECFAPLKNLEGNHSPDTVRQALSDRERQLFHKVTGKKLSPNTTFELEADFYYPSTSTSVHWENKAVFEEPFFEAS, encoded by the coding sequence ATGACTGAATCAGTATATTCGCTCTCTGCTATAAATCTAAAAACCCTAGCAGATAAGCTCAAAGCCATAAACCAACATCATCTATTAGATATCTGGCCATCCCTTTCTCCCAAGCAACAACAAAGGCTTTTTCACCAACTCGCCTGTGTGGATGTGGATTTCTTTCATAAACAACAACAGTTAATCTCCTCGCCTACAACTATAATCAAAGATTTCTATCCCATAACATCATTTGCTTCTTCAGGAGAAGATCCAGAGAGAACTCATGTAGGGACCTCGTTACTAAAAGACAAAAAAGTTGCTTGTGTAGTCCTTGCAGGTGGACAGGGTTCAAGATTAAAATGCGATGGCCCTAAAGGTTTATTCCCTGTTTCTCCGATTAAAAAAAAGCCCTTGTTCCAACTGGTGGCAGAAAAAGTCTGCGCTGCAAGTAAACTTGCAGGCCAGCCTCTCCCTCTAGCATTCATGACATCGCCACTAAATACTCGACAAACCCGTTCTTATTTCGAATCCAACGATTATTTTCATCTTGATCCAAATCAGGTAGACTTTTTCTGTCAACCTCTCTGGCCCCTTTTAACCCTATCTGGGGATCTCTTTCTTGAAGACATGGATACCTTGGCTTTAGGCCCTAATGGTAATGGTTGCATAGCAACTCTTCTTTATACCTCTGGGATATGGGAAAAATGGAAAAATGCTGGCATAGAAATGGTCAGTGTCATCCCGATTGATAACCCTCTAGCTCTCCCTTTTGACGTAGAACTTTGTGGTTTCCATGCTATGACTAACAACGAGGTCACCATAAAAGCAGCCTTACGTCAAACTGCTATTGAAGATGTAGGTATTCTTGTAAAATCTCATAACTCTGGGAAAACTTCTGTTATCGAATATTCTGAAATTCCCAAAAATGAGAGATTTGCTCTTAATGAAGATGGCAAGCTAAAATACTGTCTTGCAAATATTGGACTCTACTGCTTGTCTATGGACTTCATCCGTCATGCCGCTTACCAACAGCTCCCCCTATATAAAGTTCATAAGCATGCCAAACAGTTAGGCCATTCTTCCCTAACTGAAAAAAATGCCTGGAAATTTGAAGAATTTATCTTTGATCTATTTTGTTATAGTGAGTGCTGCCAAACCCTTGTTTATCCTAGACAAGAGTGCTTTGCTCCCTTGAAAAATTTAGAAGGGAATCATAGTCCAGATACGGTGAGGCAAGCCCTCTCTGATAGAGAACGTCAACTTTTTCATAAAGTTACAGGAAAAAAGCTCTCTCCTAACACAACCTTTGAATTAGAAGCGGATTTTTATTATCCTTCAACATCTACTTCCGTACATTGGGAAAACAAAGCAGTTTTCGAGGAACCATTTTTTGAGGCCTCATGA
- a CDS encoding aminotransferase class V-fold PLP-dependent enzyme: MDKPQIRKIPRTFWLNNQLAIPPSEKVKENHALHADLFSLGPFSALKLLEKSENSVRKLVRLKDSHIFHFVSDFSQVVKIIISALLDNQSLFQGRNHLVFPSHDQQLFINALRHHPGLATTYDWVTVNHEGRITEEQLIEALSPRSLLFSLSAAHGLTGVIQPLDAIVSLCKDRKILLHLDISDILGRVSLTPEILEADIITFSSAAIGGIGSIGGIFIHKSLEKVFSSWFPTHVAGSLCFSSVAAMQIACEERLSALPLFTFHTSSLCNKLVDELKQAHPSIQLIFSEVDNRLPNIVVAAIPDMPAESLAFYLHQQGIYPGLGYERFQPLAQVLQNCGVSPFLCHSALHFSLTERSKDLVFSTLTRALHDGIKHLNPLVGSSL; the protein is encoded by the coding sequence ATGGACAAACCGCAAATTCGAAAAATACCAAGAACTTTTTGGCTAAACAACCAGCTAGCAATTCCTCCATCTGAGAAGGTCAAAGAAAATCATGCTCTACATGCAGATCTATTTTCCCTTGGGCCCTTCTCTGCTTTAAAACTGCTCGAAAAAAGCGAAAATAGTGTTCGAAAATTAGTAAGGTTAAAAGATTCTCACATCTTTCACTTTGTCTCAGATTTTTCACAAGTAGTCAAAATCATCATTTCCGCTCTTTTAGACAATCAGTCACTATTTCAAGGAAGAAACCACCTAGTTTTTCCGTCCCACGACCAACAACTTTTCATTAATGCTCTCCGTCACCATCCAGGATTAGCGACTACATATGATTGGGTAACCGTAAATCATGAAGGAAGAATTACAGAGGAACAGCTTATAGAAGCTTTAAGTCCTCGCAGTTTATTATTTTCATTATCTGCAGCTCATGGACTAACAGGAGTCATCCAACCCTTAGATGCTATAGTATCCTTATGTAAAGACCGCAAGATACTTCTCCACTTGGATATTTCTGACATTTTAGGAAGGGTCTCGCTGACTCCTGAGATACTTGAAGCTGATATTATCACATTTTCTTCAGCCGCGATTGGAGGGATTGGTTCAATAGGGGGAATCTTTATTCACAAATCTCTAGAAAAAGTCTTCTCCTCCTGGTTTCCCACTCATGTTGCTGGATCCCTATGTTTCAGTTCAGTAGCAGCGATGCAAATTGCTTGTGAGGAACGTCTTTCTGCACTTCCACTCTTCACGTTTCATACCTCTAGCTTATGTAACAAACTCGTTGATGAACTAAAGCAAGCTCATCCTTCTATCCAGTTAATATTTTCAGAAGTCGATAACCGCTTACCTAATATTGTTGTTGCTGCGATCCCCGATATGCCTGCAGAAAGTCTTGCCTTTTACCTCCACCAACAAGGAATTTATCCAGGATTAGGATATGAACGTTTCCAACCTCTAGCACAAGTTTTACAAAACTGTGGAGTCTCCCCATTTTTATGTCATAGTGCCCTACACTTCTCTCTTACGGAAAGAAGTAAAGACCTTGTTTTCTCTACACTAACTCGAGCACTGCACGATGGAATAAAGCACCTGAATCCCTTAGTTGGAAGTTCATTATGA
- a CDS encoding FliH/SctL family protein encodes MTTPQSPGSLSQSHLADPSSSWDKEPQDTLLEHPINDQACQELYSLVNLFRKLSIHMLAEVEKTVHQLKPDLLEIALLICEKFLYKKLENPEELTLLISTALQRHTALRALTPIKVFLHPEDLKMLKEWIATHEFPMIKHAEFLSDPCCKQGGFKIETPEGIFRQEIGEELDHLLSVLTA; translated from the coding sequence GTGACAACACCACAATCTCCTGGTTCTCTTTCTCAGTCACATCTTGCAGATCCAAGTAGCTCCTGGGACAAAGAACCTCAAGACACTCTTCTCGAACATCCTATAAACGATCAGGCATGCCAAGAACTATATTCTCTGGTAAACCTGTTTCGAAAACTTTCTATCCACATGCTGGCAGAGGTAGAAAAAACAGTTCATCAGTTAAAACCAGATCTCCTAGAAATAGCTCTTCTCATCTGTGAAAAATTCCTCTATAAGAAATTAGAAAATCCTGAAGAGCTAACATTGCTTATCTCTACGGCTCTTCAAAGACATACAGCACTAAGAGCTTTAACTCCTATCAAGGTGTTCTTACACCCTGAAGATCTTAAAATGCTTAAAGAGTGGATCGCGACCCATGAATTCCCTATGATTAAACATGCTGAGTTTCTTTCTGATCCTTGTTGTAAACAAGGAGGATTTAAAATAGAAACACCTGAAGGCATTTTTAGACAAGAAATTGGAGAAGAATTAGACCATCTACTTTCTGTTTTGACAGCATGA
- a CDS encoding type III secretion system protein, with translation MFFQNLTKKLTTLGISPLGCLLVVGAVSCAVLFGKSSTRSSNPSHPKTETTSSNWFKLSQMGNPRLIESLAKKEQLEKDLTSFYPIVSSKVAIAFPGEDDMASPLNLSVILTLAKETSLTPPLLLSITEYLCSSLPGLTREHISLSDNLGNLYMPTSITINSLLIHGLENYLGKLFPKEHFALAYHLRESKPTLQLTLNQSYLSHLSKEESEKIITHTSQYLYQNYHDSYDIVIETIPFARLQNRKPLISKVLIGIMILIISLTIVALSSFYLAKHAYERVSPEPKKIKRGINISKLIEIIQKESPEKIALILSYLDPTKAEELLSKLPEDLKQQVLKYKL, from the coding sequence GTGTTTTTTCAAAATTTGACAAAAAAACTTACTACTCTAGGGATTTCTCCACTAGGCTGTCTTTTAGTCGTTGGAGCTGTAAGTTGTGCTGTCTTGTTTGGAAAGTCCTCAACGCGATCTTCAAATCCTAGCCATCCTAAAACAGAAACGACTTCTAGCAACTGGTTTAAACTTTCCCAAATGGGGAATCCTAGACTAATAGAATCTCTAGCAAAAAAAGAACAATTAGAAAAGGACCTAACTTCTTTCTATCCCATTGTTTCTTCCAAAGTAGCAATTGCATTCCCTGGGGAAGATGACATGGCCTCCCCTTTAAATCTCTCTGTAATTCTTACTTTAGCAAAAGAAACGTCTCTAACTCCTCCTCTTCTTTTATCGATCACGGAGTACCTTTGTAGTAGTCTTCCTGGATTAACAAGAGAGCATATATCTTTATCAGACAATTTGGGCAATCTCTACATGCCGACATCTATAACTATCAACTCTCTATTAATTCATGGATTAGAAAACTACCTCGGCAAACTTTTCCCCAAGGAACACTTCGCGCTTGCCTACCATTTACGAGAAAGTAAGCCTACGTTACAGCTTACTCTAAATCAAAGTTATCTCTCCCATTTATCTAAAGAAGAATCAGAAAAAATTATTACTCACACCTCACAGTATCTATATCAAAACTATCACGATTCCTACGATATAGTTATAGAAACTATTCCTTTTGCTCGCTTACAGAATAGGAAACCTTTAATATCAAAAGTTCTCATTGGAATTATGATCCTTATTATAAGTTTAACTATTGTTGCATTATCGAGTTTTTACCTTGCTAAGCATGCATACGAGAGAGTTTCTCCTGAACCAAAGAAAATAAAACGAGGCATAAATATCTCAAAGCTGATAGAGATCATACAAAAAGAATCTCCAGAAAAAATAGCTTTAATTCTTTCATATTTGGACCCTACCAAAGCAGAAGAACTATTAAGTAAATTGCCCGAAGATCTCAAACAACAAGTACTGAAATATAAACTTTAA
- a CDS encoding pseudouridine synthase has product MTKVRLNKFLASAGVASRRKCDEIIFSGSVTVNGRVAEGPFVLVDSQDKVKVGGTYVHITKKVYFMVHKPIGYLCSSEKKFPGTKLVIDLFAHLPYRVFTVGRLDKETSGLILVTNDGEFANKIIHPSSGITKEYLLKVGRDVSAKDLEKLMGGTLIDGRHVAPASVTKIRRGTLKIVVREGKKHEIRLFAEAASLPILELKRIRIGSLVLGGLRYGEYRELTDSELATYIQSSP; this is encoded by the coding sequence ATGACAAAAGTGCGTCTCAATAAGTTTTTAGCTTCTGCGGGAGTCGCTTCTCGAAGAAAGTGCGATGAAATTATTTTTTCTGGCTCAGTGACTGTAAACGGTCGTGTTGCTGAAGGGCCCTTTGTTCTCGTAGATTCACAAGACAAAGTCAAGGTTGGCGGCACATATGTTCATATTACTAAGAAAGTATATTTTATGGTCCATAAGCCCATAGGGTACCTATGTTCTTCTGAGAAGAAGTTCCCAGGGACTAAGCTAGTCATAGATCTCTTTGCCCATCTTCCTTATAGGGTGTTTACTGTAGGACGTTTGGATAAAGAAACCTCAGGGTTAATCTTAGTCACAAATGACGGAGAATTTGCAAATAAAATTATCCATCCTTCTTCTGGAATTACTAAAGAGTATCTCCTTAAGGTTGGTCGTGATGTTTCAGCTAAAGATTTAGAAAAATTAATGGGAGGAACACTTATAGATGGCAGACACGTTGCTCCTGCTTCTGTTACTAAAATTCGTCGCGGAACGTTGAAAATTGTTGTTCGTGAGGGGAAAAAACACGAAATACGTTTATTTGCTGAGGCTGCAAGCCTTCCTATTCTCGAGCTCAAACGGATCCGTATAGGGAGTTTAGTTTTAGGAGGCTTACGCTATGGCGAGTATCGTGAACTTACCGATTCTGAACTTGCTACTTATATACAATCATCTCCCTAG
- a CDS encoding NAD(P)H-dependent glycerol-3-phosphate dehydrogenase — protein MKEHVGYLGMGIWGFCLASLLANKGYPVVGWSRNTSLIKQLQTKRRHPLAPDLVISPNLSFTTNMKEAIHNAFMIVEGVTSAGIRPVAEQVKQIINLSVPFVITSKGIEQNTGLLLSEIMLEVLGDSVTPYLGYLSGPSIAKEVLKGCPCSVVVSAYDSQTLKQIHEAFSIPTFRVYPNTDIKGAALGGALKNVIAIACGISEGLSFGNNAKAGLVTRGLHEMRKLAAIMDCRPETLNGLAGLGDLCVTCFSESSRNLQFGKLLAQGFTFEQAKAKIGMAVEGAYTALSAHQIAKHHKIDMPITSGIYRLLYENLDLKEGISLLLQRNTKEEFL, from the coding sequence ATGAAAGAACACGTCGGTTATTTAGGAATGGGCATCTGGGGATTTTGCTTAGCTTCTCTACTTGCTAATAAAGGGTATCCAGTTGTTGGGTGGTCCCGAAATACCAGCCTTATCAAGCAGTTACAAACAAAACGACGTCACCCACTAGCTCCTGATCTTGTCATTTCTCCGAATCTTTCTTTTACGACAAACATGAAGGAAGCTATTCATAATGCTTTTATGATTGTGGAAGGAGTGACTTCTGCAGGGATCCGCCCTGTTGCAGAACAAGTCAAACAAATCATTAATCTATCTGTGCCCTTTGTCATCACTTCAAAAGGAATTGAGCAAAATACAGGACTCCTCCTCAGTGAAATCATGCTTGAAGTTCTTGGAGATTCTGTAACTCCCTATTTAGGATATCTTAGTGGTCCTTCTATTGCTAAGGAAGTATTAAAAGGCTGTCCATGTTCTGTAGTTGTCAGTGCTTATGACTCACAAACTCTTAAGCAAATACACGAAGCTTTTTCTATCCCAACCTTCCGAGTCTATCCTAACACCGATATCAAAGGTGCAGCTCTCGGAGGAGCTTTAAAAAATGTCATTGCTATTGCCTGTGGAATCTCAGAGGGATTGTCTTTTGGAAATAATGCGAAAGCGGGACTTGTAACGCGTGGTTTGCATGAGATGCGTAAATTAGCTGCAATCATGGATTGTCGTCCGGAAACTCTAAATGGGCTTGCTGGACTTGGAGATCTTTGCGTGACTTGCTTCTCTGAGTCAAGTAGAAACCTACAATTTGGGAAACTCCTAGCTCAAGGCTTTACTTTTGAACAGGCGAAAGCAAAAATCGGAATGGCGGTAGAGGGGGCGTATACAGCACTCTCTGCTCACCAAATTGCCAAACATCATAAAATCGACATGCCTATAACTAGTGGGATCTACCGGCTTCTCTATGAGAACCTTGACCTCAAAGAGGGGATTTCTCTCCTACTACAGAGAAATACTAAAGAAGAGTTCCTATAA
- a CDS encoding CT620/CT621 family type III secretion system effector, which translates to MNSRIERKNCLQLTQVAPSYQEPQHSITRLTVDYIDVTELSRHLNAFKDVIKAARSLDLGKAFMTSMKQSFVNTGTELAIIQTILADQSSRETRKKEDKIFHQYLEKALPQASTATPGVTPPVDPIADKMPLQSAFAYVLLDKYIPAQEEALYALGRELNLSGYAQNLFSPLLEAIKSFNSAPINYNLGSYISQTSGTANFSYGYEMILSRYNNEISQCRTDITSVTNAKAILAKISTSVKANASLTDEQKKQIQGIIDGYNKSLDIIKTQLTDVMINLAGITFVPGLDKYDPSYRIVGGDLTIISLQNNESLLVDGKIDVKTAVIEGGLLNFFTTVLTDIQNYGDLAQTQQLMLDLELKAMQQQWSLIAASLKLLNGMYSTVISGFKN; encoded by the coding sequence ATGAATTCAAGAATAGAGAGAAAAAACTGTCTTCAGCTGACACAAGTAGCTCCTTCGTATCAAGAACCTCAACATTCTATTACAAGATTAACAGTAGATTACATAGACGTAACAGAACTCTCTCGGCATCTTAATGCTTTCAAAGATGTCATTAAAGCAGCTAGAAGTTTAGATTTAGGGAAGGCATTTATGACTTCTATGAAGCAGAGCTTTGTGAATACCGGTACAGAGTTAGCAATTATACAAACCATTCTTGCAGATCAGAGTAGTCGTGAGACACGTAAGAAGGAAGATAAGATTTTTCATCAGTACTTAGAGAAAGCTCTGCCGCAAGCTTCAACAGCAACTCCAGGAGTTACACCTCCTGTAGATCCTATTGCAGATAAGATGCCTCTACAATCTGCATTTGCTTACGTTCTTCTTGATAAATATATTCCTGCACAAGAGGAAGCGCTGTATGCTCTTGGAAGGGAGTTAAATCTCTCCGGATATGCTCAAAACTTATTTAGTCCTCTTTTGGAAGCTATCAAGAGTTTTAACTCAGCCCCTATAAATTATAACCTAGGATCCTATATTTCTCAAACTAGCGGCACAGCGAACTTCTCTTATGGTTATGAGATGATCTTATCGCGGTATAACAATGAGATCTCTCAATGCCGAACCGACATCACTAGCGTAACGAATGCCAAAGCTATTTTAGCTAAAATTTCTACTTCTGTTAAGGCAAATGCAAGTCTGACAGACGAACAGAAGAAGCAAATACAGGGTATTATTGACGGATATAATAAATCTTTAGATATTATAAAAACGCAATTAACAGATGTCATGATAAATCTAGCGGGAATTACGTTTGTTCCCGGTTTAGATAAGTATGATCCTTCTTATCGTATTGTTGGTGGGGATTTAACCATCATATCATTACAGAATAACGAGAGCTTGCTTGTAGATGGTAAGATTGATGTGAAGACTGCAGTTATAGAAGGTGGTTTACTAAACTTCTTTACTACGGTGCTTACTGATATACAAAATTATGGAGACTTAGCACAGACGCAACAACTTATGTTGGATTTAGAGTTGAAGGCTATGCAGCAACAATGGAGCTTGATCGCTGCATCTTTGAAGCTATTAAATGGTATGTATAGCACAGTAATTTCTGGATTTAAAAATTAA